A DNA window from Paraburkholderia sp. IMGN_8 contains the following coding sequences:
- the wrbA gene encoding NAD(P)H:quinone oxidoreductase, with amino-acid sequence MTVKVQVVFYSMYGHIYRMAEAVVAGAREVANTDVSLHQVAELVPDEVLEKSGAKAARAAFAHVPVATIEQLTQADAIIFGTPTRFGNMCAQMRNFLDQTGGLWMSGGLIGKVGSVFTSTASQHGGQETTITSFHSTLLHQGMVIVGVPYSEQGLLNMDEISGGTPYGASTLTKADGSRQPSDNELAIARFQGRHVAEIAGKLAANDRPIMADK; translated from the coding sequence ATGACAGTCAAGGTTCAAGTGGTGTTCTACAGCATGTATGGACACATCTATCGAATGGCGGAGGCCGTCGTCGCAGGAGCGCGCGAGGTTGCGAACACGGACGTCTCGCTACATCAGGTTGCTGAACTGGTGCCCGACGAGGTACTGGAAAAGAGCGGTGCCAAAGCGGCGCGAGCGGCGTTTGCGCACGTTCCCGTGGCCACCATCGAACAACTGACGCAAGCCGACGCGATCATCTTTGGTACGCCCACCCGCTTCGGCAACATGTGCGCACAGATGCGCAACTTCCTCGATCAGACAGGGGGATTGTGGATGAGCGGTGGCTTGATCGGCAAGGTCGGCAGCGTGTTCACCAGCACCGCGAGCCAGCATGGCGGGCAGGAGACCACGATCACGAGCTTCCATAGCACGCTGCTTCATCAGGGCATGGTAATCGTCGGGGTGCCTTATTCCGAGCAGGGTTTGCTCAACATGGATGAAATTTCGGGCGGAACGCCCTATGGCGCTTCGACCCTTACCAAGGCTGACGGCTCCCGACAGCCATCCGACAACGAACTGGCCATTGCGCGTTTTCAGGGGCGGCACGTGGCCGAAATCGCCGGGAAGCTCGCGGCAAACGACCGGCCCATTATGGCCGACAAGTGA
- a CDS encoding ACT domain-containing protein, producing MELIVERVDVWAATIEDKPGGLAQVLSALRDAGVDLQFVVARRTPEAPGKGVVFVAPLQGEREIQAATQVGFTVTPSLHSVRVMGLDQLGIIAQLTQMLADGGINLRGVSAAVLGTQFIAYLAVDSLDDAEKAIDILQRA from the coding sequence ATGGAACTGATCGTGGAACGCGTCGATGTTTGGGCAGCTACCATCGAGGACAAACCGGGCGGGCTTGCGCAAGTATTAAGCGCTTTGCGGGATGCTGGCGTGGACTTGCAGTTCGTTGTCGCACGTCGCACGCCGGAGGCACCGGGCAAGGGGGTCGTGTTTGTCGCACCGCTACAGGGGGAAAGGGAGATCCAGGCCGCGACACAGGTGGGCTTCACCGTCACCCCGAGCCTTCATTCCGTTCGTGTAATGGGTCTGGACCAGCTGGGGATCATCGCGCAATTGACCCAGATGTTGGCAGACGGGGGGATCAACCTCCGCGGCGTTTCCGCCGCTGTACTTGGCACACAGTTCATTGCCTATCTCGCGGTCGACTCGTTGGACGATGCCGAAAAGGCGATCGACATTCTACAGAGGGCCTGA
- a CDS encoding peptidase, which translates to MKMQTRRDFLLMSASLGTLLVVSVPAFARNADDAPRARKATAVTQVFGDGIRLTAVAVKYDAPVNAANLSATSFKVEGRNVTGVFPSTSIDPANRAATGRFVIITLSPDDANANLAEHSQPSNGKPGPAGGGRGPGNAGDIPAYDTFYKQAKASVVVRGASPLTTTEVRNLIVDDFHQLEFHDPKTGKVLRYNLFVPKHYDASKSYPLVLFMHDAGATSDVTRTTLFQGLGAIAWASPADQAERPCFVLAPQYAEIIADDDSHTSSMLDTTIDLIKMLAGKYSIDRKRLYTTGQSGGCMMSIAMDIKYPEFFAASFLVAGQWDPALVKSLARQKLWILVSQDDDKAWPGEDAITAELEKQGAKVSRAVWNGTWTPKEFEAAFEKIDAENNPINYVAFQKGTVIPEGQSAAGASGHRNTWRIAYTIEPIRAWIFRQRR; encoded by the coding sequence ATGAAGATGCAAACGCGCCGCGACTTTCTGCTGATGAGCGCCAGTCTCGGAACACTGTTAGTCGTCAGCGTGCCTGCTTTTGCGCGCAATGCTGATGATGCCCCGCGCGCCAGAAAGGCCACGGCGGTCACGCAGGTGTTTGGCGATGGTATCCGTCTGACCGCAGTCGCTGTGAAATACGATGCGCCAGTCAATGCTGCGAATTTATCCGCGACGAGCTTTAAGGTCGAAGGACGTAACGTCACCGGTGTCTTTCCGAGTACTTCCATCGATCCAGCGAACCGGGCCGCGACTGGGCGGTTCGTGATCATCACACTATCGCCCGACGATGCCAACGCCAACCTCGCAGAGCACTCGCAACCGTCAAATGGCAAGCCTGGGCCAGCAGGCGGTGGTCGCGGGCCGGGGAACGCTGGCGATATCCCGGCCTATGACACGTTCTACAAGCAGGCAAAGGCATCAGTTGTGGTGCGCGGCGCTTCTCCGCTAACGACGACAGAAGTCCGGAACCTGATCGTCGATGATTTTCACCAACTGGAGTTCCACGATCCGAAGACGGGCAAGGTGCTCCGGTACAACCTGTTCGTGCCGAAGCACTATGACGCCAGCAAATCGTATCCCCTGGTGCTATTCATGCACGATGCTGGGGCGACCAGTGATGTGACACGTACGACGCTGTTTCAGGGATTGGGCGCAATTGCGTGGGCAAGTCCGGCGGATCAGGCCGAACGCCCCTGCTTCGTGCTGGCGCCGCAATACGCGGAAATCATCGCCGACGATGATTCCCATACGTCCAGCATGCTGGATACCACGATCGACCTCATCAAGATGCTGGCCGGGAAATACAGCATCGATCGCAAACGCTTGTACACGACAGGGCAGTCGGGCGGCTGCATGATGTCCATTGCGATGGACATCAAGTACCCCGAATTCTTCGCGGCGTCCTTTCTCGTTGCCGGTCAGTGGGATCCAGCGCTGGTGAAGTCGCTTGCTCGGCAAAAACTATGGATTCTGGTCTCGCAGGATGACGACAAGGCGTGGCCGGGAGAAGACGCCATCACCGCCGAGCTGGAGAAGCAGGGCGCGAAAGTGAGTCGCGCCGTGTGGAATGGGACGTGGACGCCAAAGGAATTCGAGGCAGCGTTCGAAAAAATCGACGCTGAAAACAATCCGATCAATTACGTCGCGTTCCAGAAAGGCACCGTCATCCCTGAAGGTCAGTCCGCAGCCGGAGCGAGTGGACACCGGAACACATGGCGCATCGCATACACGATAGAGCCGATCCGCGCCTGGATTTTCAGGCAACGCCGTTGA
- a CDS encoding MBL fold metallo-hydrolase has translation MKPTRNTDSVPGEWYIDTACINCGASRHVAPGLIVERNDKSVFARQPVSPEEQLAAWRAVLVCPTASVRSETKQPRPNAAIFPQQITSGVWRCGFNARSSFGAHSYFAVRPDGNLLIDSPRYAAELVKWFDDTGGIAHILLSHRDDVADADKYARQFGARVWIHREDSSAAPYATDLLDDGSAPSIAAGVRAVPMPGHTRGSVVYLLDDRVLFSGDSLAWSPRERDLVAFRDACWYSWTALTESLSKLAAYRFEWLLPGHGWLAHLPAEEMSARLLALVARMRKD, from the coding sequence ATGAAGCCCACACGCAATACCGACTCCGTCCCAGGGGAGTGGTACATCGACACAGCGTGCATCAATTGTGGTGCATCGCGTCACGTCGCGCCTGGGCTGATTGTCGAACGAAACGACAAGAGCGTCTTCGCTCGGCAGCCCGTCTCGCCGGAAGAGCAGCTTGCCGCCTGGCGTGCGGTGCTCGTATGTCCTACAGCATCGGTACGCAGCGAGACGAAACAGCCTCGTCCGAACGCCGCGATCTTTCCGCAGCAGATCACATCGGGTGTGTGGCGCTGCGGATTCAACGCACGGTCGTCGTTTGGCGCACATTCTTATTTTGCCGTGCGTCCGGACGGCAATCTGCTGATCGACTCACCGCGCTATGCGGCGGAGCTCGTGAAATGGTTTGACGACACCGGTGGTATTGCGCACATCCTTCTGTCGCATCGTGACGACGTCGCAGACGCAGACAAATACGCGCGTCAATTCGGCGCGCGCGTCTGGATTCACCGAGAGGACTCGTCGGCTGCCCCCTATGCTACGGATCTGCTCGACGACGGGTCAGCACCGAGCATTGCGGCCGGCGTGCGCGCGGTCCCTATGCCCGGACACACTCGGGGTAGCGTCGTGTACCTGCTCGATGATCGCGTGCTGTTCTCGGGCGATTCGCTTGCCTGGAGCCCACGCGAGCGGGACCTCGTCGCGTTCAGGGACGCATGCTGGTACTCATGGACAGCACTCACCGAATCGCTGAGCAAGCTGGCCGCGTATCGCTTCGAGTGGTTGCTTCCTGGTCACGGTTGGCTCGCGCACTTGCCGGCCGAGGAAATGAGTGCTCGCTTGCTCGCGTTAGTTGCGCGCATGCGAAAGGATTGA
- a CDS encoding TetR/AcrR family transcriptional regulator, with protein sequence MTTKMVLSQYHKYSTCMFSALRQEKLMKDPAATVTQKRGRPRVVADADRRRAIIKGASEAFLELGFARTTTAVVAARANVSKRSIYETFANKTELFAAVIREHQNLIVDLPRPKDEDGPVLDTLIRIFRLDIGEQAEVAREAILNLIVRESVLFPELSDFLYETEVIRSRELLVEWLQMEARRGRMTIEDPLVCAGMLMDIVFGALLPRRRLRERPDRERRTEHIKERLAIFLRGIGLPSP encoded by the coding sequence GTGACCACCAAAATGGTACTATCACAGTACCATAAATATTCCACGTGCATGTTTAGTGCGTTAAGGCAGGAGAAGTTAATGAAAGATCCGGCGGCGACGGTCACTCAGAAGCGAGGACGGCCGAGAGTGGTCGCAGACGCTGATCGCAGGCGCGCCATCATCAAAGGAGCATCTGAAGCGTTCCTCGAACTGGGGTTCGCACGCACGACTACGGCCGTTGTCGCGGCCAGAGCCAATGTATCCAAACGCTCGATCTATGAGACATTCGCGAACAAAACCGAGTTGTTCGCGGCGGTGATCCGCGAACACCAGAACCTGATCGTCGATTTGCCGCGTCCCAAGGACGAGGACGGGCCGGTTCTCGATACTTTGATCAGGATTTTTCGCCTCGACATCGGTGAGCAAGCCGAAGTCGCGCGTGAAGCGATCCTCAATCTGATCGTTCGGGAATCTGTGCTGTTTCCCGAGTTGTCCGACTTTTTGTACGAGACCGAGGTCATCCGTTCACGCGAACTGCTCGTCGAATGGCTGCAAATGGAAGCTCGGCGCGGCCGGATGACGATTGAGGACCCGCTGGTTTGCGCGGGCATGCTCATGGACATTGTGTTCGGCGCGCTACTGCCCCGTAGACGGCTGCGGGAACGACCGGATCGGGAGCGCCGCACTGAGCACATCAAGGAAAGGCTTGCGATCTTCTTGCGCGGCATCGGACTTCCTTCGCCGTAG
- a CDS encoding class I SAM-dependent methyltransferase, translated as MSREIVTHGTGPSPIRDARVLDVITRMNASRRLPPREAFDGPVGKDPQAFADYGFSIHPDQGDLIYLLCRGLGAKRVVDFATSVGMSAIYFAAAIRDNGGGLVIGSEFVPAKVEVARRNLEDAGLADYADIRVGDARETLRNLGDPIDFALIDGWPVPEGPSLARQVIEIVAPQLRVGGYVMNDNAEPDFLDFIRDPANGFISITLPIKRGTELALKIA; from the coding sequence ATGTCGCGAGAAATCGTAACGCATGGCACCGGACCGAGCCCGATCCGGGACGCTCGCGTTCTGGACGTCATCACGCGTATGAACGCGTCGCGCCGTCTCCCGCCACGCGAGGCCTTCGACGGCCCAGTTGGAAAGGACCCTCAAGCATTTGCGGATTACGGTTTCTCCATTCACCCCGATCAGGGCGACCTGATTTATCTGTTGTGCCGTGGCCTCGGGGCGAAACGGGTCGTTGACTTCGCGACTTCGGTAGGGATGTCTGCAATCTATTTCGCGGCGGCCATCCGTGACAACGGCGGTGGACTCGTCATTGGCTCGGAGTTTGTGCCTGCGAAGGTAGAGGTCGCGCGCCGCAATCTGGAAGACGCAGGGCTGGCCGATTACGCCGATATCCGCGTCGGCGATGCCCGGGAAACGCTGCGCAACCTCGGCGACCCCATCGATTTCGCACTCATCGACGGCTGGCCGGTCCCCGAAGGTCCGTCGCTCGCTCGTCAGGTCATCGAAATTGTCGCGCCACAGTTGCGCGTCGGCGGCTATGTGATGAACGACAACGCGGAGCCGGATTTTCTCGACTTCATCCGTGATCCGGCCAACGGCTTCATCTCGATCACGCTACCCATCAAGCGCGGCACGGAACTCGCGCTGAAGATCGCATAA